GGCGCGCGGCAAGCACATTCTTCGCCCGAGCATTCGCCCACCACACAGCACGGACTCTGACCGCAAGGGGTGGCAGTCGTGCAGACGGTGCCGTTACACCTCACGCGTCCGCGACCACGGGGCGAGCTAATTCGACGACGAACGAGTCGTCAGTACTCTCTCGAGAAGATGCGTGAGCTGGGCCAATTCCTCTGGCTCCAGCCCACCGAACCAGTCCTTTGCAATGCCAATCTGGCCCTCGAGCGCTTCCCTCGCGACTTCGCGGCCTCGCTCCGTCAGCTGGATCACGAAGGTGCGGCGGTCATCACCCTGTTCACGAGTGATGAAACCGTCACGCTCAAGCGTCGTGATGACGAGCGACACTGCCTGTCTACTGACGCCAATAATGCGGGCAAGTGAGCGCGCCTCGAGCTGCCCGAAGATCGACAACGCGAACACCGTCGAAAAACCGGTCCAGCGCAGGTCCAATGGCCGATGAACCGTGCGCTCAGAATCCTGCTGAAATGCTGTTGCCAAACGAAGGACCAGCAGCCCCGATTGCATGAGCGATTCATCGGCGTCGGGGAACTCCTTGCGGAGATACTCATTCGATGCTCGCGTGAAGTCAGCGGCGCGGATAATTTCTTGTTGCTGGTTCTCCCCCGCTGGCCGGTCGCTCACGACCTAACCGCGCATCCGATCGTAGATTCGCTTGCAGTCGGGGCAGATCGGGAAGCGATCCGGGTTCGAGTTCGGCAGCCACTTCTTGCCGCAAAGCGCGCGAACGGGCTTACCGGTGATCGCCGACTCCGTGATCTTCTCTTTGCGAACGTAGTGGGCGAACTTATCGTGATCGCCCTCATCGATTTGTTCGTCTTCCAGCAGCTTTTCGAGCTCGCGATCGAGTACGTCGGTGCCACCTGCGGGGTTGTCACTGCCAGGAGAAAAGTCGGGGTTCTGAGGAGCCATACCGCCAATTCTACGAGACCAAGCCGAACGTCAGTAGCCCGCGCTAGTAGCTCTGGGCGAACTCCAGCAGCTTCCAGCTGCGCTTGCCGAACACACGACCGCCGATCTGCATTCCGATCAGGCACAGCAGCAGTCCTGTGGCCACGCCGATACTCAGCGTCGCCCACGCGAAACCCCAGTGCGCATCCCGAATCGCGACGATCGCCAACCAGATGACGTGCGAACAGAGCGCGATCTCGATGACACCGGCGAGGGGATGCATCACGAGGGCGTCGCCCCAGCTGCGGATCGGCTGCGAGAAGGGTGAATCGCCCGGACGCGCCACGGGGTATGGACGCCACGCCGACATGATCGCCGAGCCGCCAACCGCCGCACCGAGGAGCCCGAGGGCGACGCCGGCCGTTGCCACTCCGGCGATGCCGCTGTCGGCGAACCACATCGTGACCAGACCGCCGAGCAGCACCACGATGATGCCGAGGGTGAGTGTGGGGAGCGCCCGCCCGAACCGGTCGACGATCCCGCGCATCCCGCTCGTGACGTGTAGCCAGAGTGCCGTCGAGTCGTAAGCCGTGTCATTGTGCATCGCCCAGCCCAGTAGGAACGCGAAGATAGGCAGCGGCAAAACGGTCAGCCACGTGAGCGAGAGTCCGCCGAGCGCGATCGGGATCACCATCAGCACGGGAAGCAAGATTACGGTTGACAGCAGCACGCCATAGCGGCCATCGCGCAACCACGCGAGCCCGATGCGGGTGCCGACGGCGCGTGTCGCGTTACCGGCCGAGTTCTTGAACAAGCCAAGGCGGGTGCTGCCGCCGGGCGTGACATCGCGCATCGCGCGTCGCGCGGAATACCTCCCCAGGCCGAGCTCCAGGATGAGCAGCGCGAGGATGAGCCCGACGGTCCCGAGAATCGGGAGGACCGATCCGCCGCCATTACCGAGCAGAAGCATGCTGGCGGGCGGAAACCATTCCATAGCCTTGGTCGCGGCGTCGCCGCCGACTTCCACGGCTTCGCGCCACGGGAGAAAGAGTACGGCGTACGTAAGCGGCGCCGCGACCAGCAGCACCAAGTAACCCGCGAGCCGGCCAACCTCGCGCCCCCAGCGTCGACCGCTCAAACCACGCCCCGAACGAACGCCGAGCCGGGCGAGAAGCACCCACGTCAGTGCGATGAGCAGCGCGGCGACCACCATCTCCCACGGCGCGCTGCCGGGCATGGCGAGCAATACGACGAGCGCGGCGAGCCCAAGCAGTGCCAGCGGCGCAGGCGTCAAGAAGCTCGAAAACAGCGTGCCCAACGCGGCCGCGGTCGGCGACTTCCCCGCGAATACCACTGCCCGTTCATCGAGCGGGTCGGCCGCGTGCGTAATCGCTCCAACCGCGAAGCAGCCGATGCCAATGGCAGTGACGAGCGCGCCACGAATTAGCTGTCCACCCGCATCCGCGGATCCCGATGCCAGCTGGGTCGTGATCGCCACCACTAGGAGCCCGAACGCGATGGCGTAGACGCCAAACCAGGCGCTACCGCGAACCTGACCCCGCGGGGTGAACGACTGCGCGACGCTCCGCCAGCTCAGCGAAACGAGATGTCCAGCCAATCCAACCCCTCCGATTCCTCCGGGCCGCGCACGATGCGACGGAAGCGTTCCTCAAGCGTCAGCTCGCCACGAACCTCATCGAGGTCGCCCTCGGCGATGAGTTCCCCGTCGACGATGACCGCAATGTGATCGCAGACTCGCTGCACGAAATCCATCGAGTGGCTCGACAGCAGCACGGTGCCGCCGCGACTCGTGAAGGTCTCGAGCACCTCGACGATCGTGCCCGCCGAGACCGGGTCGATGGCATCGAGCGGCTCGTCGAGCACGAGCAGCTCAGGGTTGTGGATGAGCGTCGCGGCCAGGCCGAGCTTCTTACGCAGGCCAGACGAGTAGTCCACGACGAGACGGTTGACGTTGTCGCGAAGGTCGAAGGCGTCGACCAGGTTCTCGGTACGCTCCAGCACCTCGGACTTCGAGAGCCCGCGAATCGAACCCACGTACGAGAGGTACTGCGCGCCCGTGAGCTGCTCGAACATCCGCAGTCGGTCGGGTAGCGTGCCGATCCGCTTTTGCGCGCCCTGGCGGTCGCGCCACACGTCATCACCGAGCACCTCGACGCTGCCTGACGATGGCGGCAGCAGACCGGAGATCATCGAGAGTGTCGTGGTCTTGCCCGCACCGTTCGGGCCGACAATGCCCGAAAACGAGCCGCGTTCGACGGTGTACGTGATGTCCTTCACCGCGGTGGTTCGCCCGAACCTCTTCGTGAGGCCGTCAAGCCGCAGCGCGACGTCATCCGTCGTCGCCTCGATGTCGTCCTTCGCCGCGACTTCAGTGGCTGCGGGGTCAGCCGCATCCACTTGCTGCGATTCAGCCTCAGTACTCATTCCGTAAACGCTAGCAAGCTCTGGCAGCTTTGCTCGCTGCCAAGCCGATGAACTCAGTCCACCCGAGGGATGACTTGCGCGTCACCATACCGGCGAAGCTTCAGCGCGGGGTTTTGAGCGCGCACCGATTCCAACGTCTGCCGTTCGATCCACGCCACGGCCACGCCCTCCTCACTGCCGAGTCCGGCAACCGCGATGCCCCGCGGGTCGAGGATCGCAGATCGCCCCACTGCCACGGGCGGCGCCTGGTCCGCGCCGATGACATAGGCCGTGTTTTCGATCGCGCGCGCCTGCAGCAGCGTGGTCCAGTGGAACTCCTTGAGCGGCCCGCGGACCCACTCGGCGGGAATCGCGAGGATCTCCGCTCCGGCGTCGACCAGGCGGCGACTCGACTCCGGGAATCGCAGGTCGTAGCACGTCTGGAGGCCGACTCGGAACCCTTCGACCTCGACCACGACGGGCGCGGCCGACGGGTCCCCTGCATGTAACCAGTCGCTCTCTCCCCCGCCGAAGGCGTCATAAAGGTGTACCTTGCGGTAGCTGCCAAGCAACTCCCCCGTCGCGGAAACCGCAACTACCGTGTTGTACGGCTTCCCCGATTCCCCTCGCTCGAGCAGGCTCGCGATGATCGCGATGTCGAATTCCTGGGCGATTTCTTTGACACCTTGCAGAAACGGCCCGTCGAGCGGCTCGGCGTACTCGTGCATCCATTCGCCCTGGTCTTTCGCGAACGCGGCGGCGTACTCGGGCGCGACGGCAAGGCGCGCTCCACGGGCGGATGCGGTGGCCACGTGGCCACGCAAGGTCGCGAGATTCTCGGCCCGCTCGAGGCTCGGTGCGAACTGAATAATGGCGCAAGCGAAGGCATCTGACATGCGGCAAGGATACGCAAGAAGACTGGCCACGCCCGGGTGCTTGTGACCAGTGGTTTTGCGCGCTAGCGTCAGTGTCGAGCGGTGCACGGGGCGTCGCAATCGAGAGGATGCTGTCATGGCGAAATATGCCGTACTCATGCGCTATGAAGTCACGAGTGGTTTGGTCGTTGAGGCAAACAATGAAGACGAGGCAATTGAGATCGCTCAACAGTTTGAAGAGCGGGTCCACGATGGTGCCGTCGATGCCGATGGCATCAAGGTTTCGGCACGAATCTGGGGCGGCGGTTCCGCGGACGTAGAAGTGGCCGTCGACGAGGACGACGCAGAAGACCTCATCGATGAGTGGATCGACGAGCTCGAAAGCGACGAAGACGACTTCGAGGATTACGACGAGGACGAGGACGAGGACGAGGAGGAGTCGGAGGCTGACGGCCGTGAGGACCGCCACTCGGAAGAGGACCTCGACCCCGACGACGACGCCGACGAATACGACGAGAACAACAAGTAGCTGACTCCCGGGTGCGGTCACTGGCTCTCCGCAAATAACCACGGCAAATACCCACGACCAGCACCCACAATTCGGGCCGGTGACTCCGCAACGGAGTCACCGGCCCGAACTGATTTTTGCAGCCTCGACGTTAGCCCAGCATCTGCTTATCTGAGAGCACCGCCCCCTTGATATCGGCGAAGCGGCCCAGGAGGTCCTTGACCGTCGCCTTCTGCTTCTCCTCTGCCTCGAGCTGATGGATGATCTGGCCCTCGTGCATCATGATCAGGCGGTTACCGAGCGCAATCGCCTGCTCCATGTTGTGTGTCACCATCAGCGTGGTGAGGCCAGACTCGCTGACGATCCGCTCGGTCAGCTGCGTGACGTGCGCCGCACGCTGCGGGTCAAGCGCGGCGGTGTGCTCGTCGAGTAGCAGGATGCTGGGCTTCGTGAACGCGGCCATCAGCAGCGACAGTGCCTGCCGCTGACCGCCGGAAAGCAGGCCGACGCGCGCCGGCAGGCGGTTCTCGAGTCCGAGCCCGAGCTGCTCGAGCTGCTCCTTGAAGAACGCGCGACGCTTGGCATTGAGGCCGAGGTTGAGCCCACGCGACTTGCCCCGCTGCAGGGCAAGTGCCAGGTTCTGCTCGATCGTCAGGTCGGGGGCCGTGCCTGCCATCGGGTCCTGGAACACGCGGCCGTAGTAGCGAGCCCGCTTGTAGTCGGGCATCCGCTTGACGTCGGTGTTGTCGATCCAGATCTCGCCGGAATCAATCTTCATCCGACCGGTGATGGCGTTCAGCATGGTCGACTTGCCCGCGCCGTTCGACCCGATCACGGTGACGAAGTCGCCCTGTTCGAGCCGGAGACTGAGGTCAACGAGTGCCTTGCGCTCGTTCACCGTGCCCGGGAAGAAGGTCTTTGAAACGTCTTTGAGCTCAAGCATTAGCGCTGGCCTCCCTCACTGGCAGGGGCGGTGGATGCGGCGGCAGCTGGTGCTACCAACTCGGCATCCGGGGTCGGCGGCTTCGTACCCGAGCCGCTCGCGGTGCGGAATAACCCGGAAAGGCGCCCGCCGAGCCCGAATCGCGGCAGCAAGAGCGCGACGATCACGATGATCGCGGTGATGAGCTTCATGTCGTTCGGGTTGAGGCCACCGTAGGTCAGGGCAACGAA
This DNA window, taken from Gulosibacter molinativorax, encodes the following:
- a CDS encoding ABC transporter ATP-binding protein; this encodes MSTEAESQQVDAADPAATEVAAKDDIEATTDDVALRLDGLTKRFGRTTAVKDITYTVERGSFSGIVGPNGAGKTTTLSMISGLLPPSSGSVEVLGDDVWRDRQGAQKRIGTLPDRLRMFEQLTGAQYLSYVGSIRGLSKSEVLERTENLVDAFDLRDNVNRLVVDYSSGLRKKLGLAATLIHNPELLVLDEPLDAIDPVSAGTIVEVLETFTSRGGTVLLSSHSMDFVQRVCDHIAVIVDGELIAEGDLDEVRGELTLEERFRRIVRGPEESEGLDWLDISFR
- a CDS encoding ABC transporter ATP-binding protein, whose product is MLELKDVSKTFFPGTVNERKALVDLSLRLEQGDFVTVIGSNGAGKSTMLNAITGRMKIDSGEIWIDNTDVKRMPDYKRARYYGRVFQDPMAGTAPDLTIEQNLALALQRGKSRGLNLGLNAKRRAFFKEQLEQLGLGLENRLPARVGLLSGGQRQALSLLMAAFTKPSILLLDEHTAALDPQRAAHVTQLTERIVSESGLTTLMVTHNMEQAIALGNRLIMMHEGQIIHQLEAEEKQKATVKDLLGRFADIKGAVLSDKQMLG
- a CDS encoding carbon-nitrogen hydrolase family protein, coding for MSDAFACAIIQFAPSLERAENLATLRGHVATASARGARLAVAPEYAAAFAKDQGEWMHEYAEPLDGPFLQGVKEIAQEFDIAIIASLLERGESGKPYNTVVAVSATGELLGSYRKVHLYDAFGGGESDWLHAGDPSAAPVVVEVEGFRVGLQTCYDLRFPESSRRLVDAGAEILAIPAEWVRGPLKEFHWTTLLQARAIENTAYVIGADQAPPVAVGRSAILDPRGIAVAGLGSEEGVAVAWIERQTLESVRAQNPALKLRRYGDAQVIPRVD
- a CDS encoding MarR family winged helix-turn-helix transcriptional regulator, whose amino-acid sequence is MSDRPAGENQQQEIIRAADFTRASNEYLRKEFPDADESLMQSGLLVLRLATAFQQDSERTVHRPLDLRWTGFSTVFALSIFGQLEARSLARIIGVSRQAVSLVITTLERDGFITREQGDDRRTFVIQLTERGREVAREALEGQIGIAKDWFGGLEPEELAQLTHLLERVLTTRSSSN
- a CDS encoding DUF3039 domain-containing protein, whose amino-acid sequence is MAPQNPDFSPGSDNPAGGTDVLDRELEKLLEDEQIDEGDHDKFAHYVRKEKITESAITGKPVRALCGKKWLPNSNPDRFPICPDCKRIYDRMRG